One segment of Nostoc piscinale CENA21 DNA contains the following:
- the nadB gene encoding L-aspartate oxidase: MPEIEIPRQFDVIVVGAGAAGLYTALCLPESLQVGLITKETVTLSASDWAQGGIAAAIAPEDSPQLHIEDTIQAGAGLCDRQAVEFLAQEAPSCIQSLVNLGVAFDRHGNALALTLEAAHSRHRVLHAADTTGREVTTTLTAQVLHRQNIQVIQQALALSLWLEPETNRCQGICLFYQGQITWVKAKAVVLATGGGGQVFAQTTNPAVSTGDGVAIAWRAGAILRDLEFVQFHPTALTKPGADRFLISEAVRGEGAHLVDDTGRRFAFDYHPAGELAPRDVVSRAIFSHLQKTAVDPATAHVWLDMRPIPADKIQHRFPNIIKVCQRWGIDVFHEPIPVAPAAHYWMGGIVADLQNRTNIPGLYAVGETASTGVHGANRLASNSLLECIVFGAQMVNIKLTDVEWQPELSELSVREFNLDENAWQTQQAQIEALREKLPRLVWQSAGICREQSRLDEAIATIESWQQDFAILPLSQFLLSLRANETVKFQTLDIERQLRLWAETRNLLDVANLILRSAAFRTESRGGHYRSDYPEPNPHWQMHTIVQALHWSKSIPVS; the protein is encoded by the coding sequence TTGCCTGAAATAGAAATTCCTCGCCAATTTGATGTGATAGTAGTCGGCGCTGGCGCTGCTGGACTGTACACAGCGTTGTGTTTGCCAGAGTCTTTGCAAGTCGGCTTAATTACCAAAGAAACTGTTACTTTGTCTGCTAGTGATTGGGCGCAAGGTGGTATTGCGGCAGCGATCGCTCCTGAAGATTCCCCACAGTTGCATATTGAAGATACAATTCAAGCTGGTGCTGGTTTGTGCGATCGGCAAGCAGTAGAATTTCTCGCCCAAGAAGCCCCTAGTTGTATTCAATCTTTGGTAAATTTGGGCGTAGCTTTTGACCGTCATGGTAACGCCTTAGCTTTAACTTTAGAAGCTGCCCATTCTCGTCATCGGGTGCTTCATGCTGCTGACACCACCGGTAGAGAAGTCACAACTACTTTAACAGCGCAAGTATTACATCGCCAAAATATTCAAGTTATTCAGCAAGCTTTAGCCTTGAGTTTGTGGCTAGAACCCGAAACAAATCGCTGTCAAGGAATCTGTTTGTTTTATCAAGGTCAAATTACTTGGGTGAAAGCCAAAGCTGTGGTTCTCGCCACTGGTGGTGGTGGTCAAGTTTTTGCCCAAACAACTAACCCAGCCGTCAGTACAGGCGATGGGGTGGCGATCGCTTGGCGGGCTGGGGCTATCCTGCGAGATTTGGAATTTGTGCAGTTTCACCCCACAGCCTTAACGAAACCAGGTGCGGATCGCTTTTTAATTAGTGAGGCTGTCAGAGGTGAAGGCGCACATTTAGTTGATGATACCGGGCGACGCTTTGCCTTTGACTATCACCCCGCCGGAGAACTCGCACCGAGAGATGTGGTGAGTCGAGCGATTTTTAGCCATCTGCAAAAAACTGCGGTTGATCCAGCTACCGCCCATGTCTGGCTAGATATGCGCCCCATCCCGGCTGACAAAATTCAGCATCGCTTTCCCAACATCATCAAAGTTTGTCAGCGTTGGGGAATTGATGTGTTTCATGAACCAATTCCGGTTGCGCCTGCGGCGCATTACTGGATGGGTGGAATTGTCGCTGATTTACAAAATCGTACCAATATTCCGGGTTTATACGCAGTCGGAGAAACTGCGAGTACGGGAGTACATGGAGCCAATCGTTTAGCAAGTAACTCCTTACTAGAATGTATTGTGTTTGGCGCACAGATGGTCAATATTAAATTGACAGATGTGGAATGGCAACCAGAGTTGTCAGAGTTATCTGTGCGGGAGTTTAATTTAGATGAGAATGCTTGGCAAACCCAGCAAGCACAAATAGAAGCTTTGCGGGAGAAATTACCCCGTTTAGTGTGGCAAAGTGCCGGGATTTGTCGAGAACAGTCACGATTAGACGAGGCGATCGCAACTATCGAATCTTGGCAGCAAGATTTTGCTATTTTACCTTTGAGTCAATTCTTACTGTCTTTGCGTGCCAACGAAACTGTTAAGTTCCAAACTCTGGATATAGAACGCCAATTAAGACTTTGGGCAGAAACTCGTAATTTACTGGATGTGGCTAATTTAATTCTCAGAAGTGCTGCTTTCAGGACAGAAAGCCGGGGCGGACACTACCGCAGCGATTACCCAGAACCCAATCCACATTGGCAAATGCACACAATCGTACAAGCACTTCATTGGAGTAAATCTATACCTGTAAGTTAG